A window of the Serratia sarumanii genome harbors these coding sequences:
- a CDS encoding PQQ-dependent sugar dehydrogenase produces MPRLTLLAGLLLCSGLLQAAPTVSQLQDGLEHPWSLAFLPAEQGLLITERPGRLRLWQQGKGLSPPIAGVPQVYAEGQGGLLEVLPAPDFAASRRVYLSFAEPGEGGKAGTAVGYGRLSDDGARLENFKVIFRQLPKLSVGNHFGGKLAFDRQGYLFIALGENNQRPTAQESDKLQGKLVRLTAEGAVPPDNPWVGLAGKRPEVWSYGHRNPQGLALNPWSGAIWEHEHGPRGGDELNLPLPGKNYGWPLATYGINYSGQPIPEAKGERVPGTEQPLHYWRVSPGLSGMAFYDGQRFPAWRHSLFIGALAQKELIRLTLEGDKVVAEERLLGDRGERIREVRSGPDGYLYLLTDERDGKLLKVGAS; encoded by the coding sequence ATGCCCCGATTGACTTTGCTGGCCGGTTTGCTGCTGTGCAGCGGCCTGCTGCAGGCCGCGCCGACGGTCAGCCAACTGCAGGACGGCCTGGAACACCCGTGGTCGCTGGCCTTTTTGCCGGCGGAACAAGGCCTGCTTATCACCGAGCGGCCCGGCCGGCTGCGGCTGTGGCAGCAGGGCAAAGGCCTGTCGCCGCCGATCGCCGGCGTGCCGCAGGTTTACGCCGAGGGGCAGGGCGGCCTGCTGGAGGTGTTGCCGGCCCCCGACTTCGCCGCCAGCCGCCGGGTGTACCTCAGCTTCGCCGAACCGGGCGAGGGCGGCAAAGCCGGCACGGCGGTCGGCTACGGCCGTTTGAGCGACGACGGCGCGCGGCTGGAAAACTTCAAGGTGATCTTCCGCCAGCTGCCCAAGCTGTCGGTCGGCAATCACTTCGGCGGCAAGCTGGCGTTCGACAGGCAGGGCTACCTGTTTATCGCGCTGGGCGAAAACAACCAGCGGCCGACGGCGCAGGAGAGCGACAAGCTGCAGGGCAAGCTGGTGCGGCTGACCGCCGAAGGCGCGGTGCCGCCGGACAACCCCTGGGTCGGCCTGGCTGGCAAACGGCCGGAAGTTTGGTCCTACGGCCACCGCAATCCGCAAGGGCTGGCGCTGAACCCGTGGAGCGGCGCTATCTGGGAACATGAGCACGGCCCGCGCGGCGGCGATGAGCTCAACCTCCCGCTGCCGGGTAAAAACTACGGCTGGCCGCTGGCCACCTACGGCATCAACTATTCCGGCCAGCCGATCCCCGAGGCCAAAGGGGAACGGGTGCCCGGCACCGAACAGCCGCTGCACTATTGGCGGGTATCGCCCGGCCTCAGCGGCATGGCGTTTTATGACGGGCAGCGCTTCCCCGCCTGGCGGCACTCGCTGTTCATCGGCGCGCTGGCGCAAAAGGAACTGATTCGCCTGACGCTGGAAGGCGACAAGGTGGTGGCGGAAGAGCGGTTACTGGGCGATCGCGGCGAGCGCATTCGCGAGGTACGCAGCGGGCCGGATGGCTATCTGTATCTGCTGACGGACGAGCGGGACGGCAAGCTGCTGAAGGTCGGGGCGTCGTAA